A window of Ipomoea triloba cultivar NCNSP0323 chromosome 2, ASM357664v1 contains these coding sequences:
- the LOC116009887 gene encoding glutathione S-transferase 3-like, which yields MEDEAVVLDYWASPFGARVRIALAEKGISYTHKFENLANKSPLLVEMNPVHQKIPVLIHGGKPICESDIIIQYIDEIWKNNSPLLPSDHYHRAKARFLVDFINTKIYDSSKKIWMGSAEDQECGKMELIEWSKVLEKELGDKPYLGGEDFGFADIAFVPFYNWFIVFKTFANFNIEEDCPKLVDWGKRCMRRDTVSKSLPDPQQVYEAYLEFKDRLGNTN from the exons ATGGAAGATGAAGCGGTGGTTTTGGACTACTGGGCAAGTCCATTTGGAGCAAGGGTAAGAATTGCCCTAGCCGAGAAGGGAATTAGCTACACCCACAAATTTGAAAACCTGGCCAACAAATCTCCTCTCCTTGTTGAAATGAACCCAGTGCATCAGAAAATCCCAGTTCTTATCCATGGTGGCAAACCTATTTGTGAATCAGACATCATCATCCAGTATATTGATGAAATCTGGAAGAACAATTCTCCTCTGCTGCCCTCAGATCATTACCATAGAGCAAAGGCAAGATTCTTGGTTGACTTCATCAACACCAAG ATATATGATTCCAGCAAGAAGATTTGGATGGGATCAGCAGAAGATCAAGAGTGTGGGAAGATGGAGCTAATTGAGTGGTCCAAAGTGTTAGAGAAAGAGCTGGGAGACAAGCCTTACTTGGGGGGAGAGGATTTTGGATTTGCAGATATTGCATTTGTACCATTCTACAACTGGTTTATTGTTTTCAAGACATTTGCCAATTTCAACATTGAAGAAGATTGCCCCAAACTGGTAGATTGGGGCAAAAGATGCATGAGGAGGGACACTGTATCCAAATCTCTtccagatccacaacaagtcTATGAAGCTTACTTGGAATTTAAGGATAGGCTAGGAAACACAAATtag